ACACCTTGCCCGACTGGGTGCCCGCGGGCACCTTCACGCGGGCCTTCCCCGTTAGCGTGGGAATCTCCAGCTCCGTGCCGAGGGCGGCCTGCGACACCGTTACCGACACCTGGCACAGCAGGTCGTTGCCGTCCCGCTCGAACACCTCGTGCGGGCTCTCCTCGAGCACCACCAGCAGGTCGCCGGCATGTCCGCCGCGTGGGCCCGCGTCCCCCATGCCCTGCAGCCGGATGTAATTCCCGGACTGCACGCCCGGCGGGACTGTCACCACCACCGTGTCCTGCGCCCGGACCCGGCCCTCCCCACCGCACTCCTTGCACGGGTGCGTGACCAGCTTGCCGGTGCCCCCGCAGCGCGCGCAGGGCGCCACGTTCACGAACTGCCCGAAGAACGTCCGCTGCACCTGGCGCACCTCGCCGCTGCCGTGGCACGCCGGGCAGCTCTCCGTGTGACGGCCCGGCTCCGAGCCGCCGCCGGCGCAGTGCTCGCACTTCTTCTGCCGCCGGATGCGCAGCGTCTTCTTCACCCCGGTGGCGATCTCTTCCAGCGAGACTTCCACGCGCGCCTGCAGGTCCGCGCCGCGCGCCTCGCCCCGCCGGCCCTGGCCGGGCCGGCCGCCCGCGAAGAGGTCCCCGAAGTCCATGCCGCCGAAGTCGCGCATGAAGGCGCGCAGCGCGTCCTCCATGTTGAACTCGGCCCCGCCGGGGAAGCCCTGCGCGCCGCCACCGGTGGCGGCATGGCCGAACTGGTCGTAGCGCGCGCGCTTGTCCGGGTCGCGCAGCACCTCGTAGGCCTCGGTGGCCTCCTTGAACTTCTCCTCGGCGCTCTTGTCCCCCGGGTTCACGTCGGGGTGGTGTTCCCGCGCCAGCTTCCGGTAGGCCTTCTTGATGTCGTCCTCGTCGGAGCCCCGCGGCACGCCCAGGACTTCGTAGTAGTCGCGCCGGCTCACGGGACGGTCTCCCCGGGATCGGAAGTGGACACCACCACCCGCGCGTGGCGCAGCACCCGCTCACCGAGCCTGTAGCCCGGCAGCACGACTTCCACCACCGTGTCCGGCTCCACGCCGGGACGGCGCACCTGGAGGATGGCGTCGTGCAGGTCCGGGTCGAACGGCTCCCCCGCGGACTCGAAGGGAGTCACGCCGTGGCGCTCGCAGAACTCCACGAGGTGTCGGTACACCAGGCGGAAGCCGGAGAGCACCGGGTCGTCGCCGCCCTCGGGCGCGTGTGCCAGGGCCCGCTCGAAGTCGTCCCGCACGCGCAGCAGGTCGTCGAAGATCTCTGTGGTGCGGCGGTGGTTCCATTCCTCGCGTTCCCGGAGCGTGCGGCGGCGGTAGTTGTCCAGCTCCGCAGCGGCCCGCATCCAGCGGTCGCGATAGTCCTCCGGCCCGGGAGCGCCGGTCTCCACGGGGGCGCCGGACGCGTCGGCGGCGGCCGGTGCGGCCGTGCCGCCCGCCTCGTCGTCACGGGTTTCGAGTTCCGGAGCGTCCGGAGGTTTCACGGGGTCTCGGGTCACGAATGCCATCCTCCTACCGGATGCCGTCCCCGGGCTCATCGCCGGGCAACGGAGGCAGCGCCGACGCCAGGTCGGCGGTCAGGGTCTGAGAATACCAGAAGCCGGCCTCGGTGAGGCTCAGCCGCCCGGCCGCGCAGGTCACACGGTCGGTGTCCTGGAGTCCGGCCCACTTCCCGGCTGCGGCTTCCGCCCCGGGGCCCAGCGAGCCCAACTCCACTCCCCCGGCGGTCCGCAGCGCCAGGAACAGCCGCTCCAGCCGCCGCTGCTCCGGCGTGGGAGTCTCGCGGCCCTCCTCGGCGTCGCCCCCGGCTTCGATGCGCCGGGCGTACACCCGGTGCGGGCGCACGTTCCAGGAACGGTCCCGGCCGTCGAAGCTGTGCGCGCCCGGGCCCAGCCCCAGGTACGGCCGGTCCTGCCAGTAGCCCAGGTTGTGCGCCGACTCGTGGCCCGGCAGGCAGAAGTTGGAGATCTCGTAGTGGCGCCAGCCCGCCCCGCGCATCCGGGCGCACAGGTGCTCGTAGTGCCGCCCCGCCTGCTGCTCCGACAGCGGGGCCACCCTGCCGGACTCGATCCGGCGGGCCATCGGCACGCGGGGGTTGAGCTCCAGGGCGTAGGCCGACACGTGATCGGGCCGCCAGGCGAGCACCTCGTCCAGCGTGCCGGCCCAATCGGCGTCGGCCTGGCCCGGCAGACCGAACATCAGGTCCACGTTCACCGAATCGAAGCCGGCCTCGCGCGCCGCGTCGAACGCCGCCCTCGCGCCGCCGGCGCCGTGCCCGCGGCCCAGGAGCTCCAGCAGGTGGGCGCGCGTGGACTGCACCCCCAGGCTGAGCCGCGTGACGCCCGCGGATCGCAGCGCCCGCAGCGTCGCGGGGGTGGCGCTCTCCGGGTTGGCCTCCACGGTCACTTCCACGGCGGTGCCGGCGGCGCACAGCTCGCGCACCAGGCCCGTGAGCAGCTCCGCGGGGAGTTCCGTGGGGGTGCCGCCTCCGAAGTACACCGTGCGGGGACGCAGGCCTCCGCCGCGCCGGCGCCACTCCCCCAGCAGCGCGCGCGCCAGCCCGGCGTGCGCGTCGGGGTCGCTGCGCGCGATGGTGAAGTCGCAGTAGGGGCAGAGGGTCCGGCAGAACGGGACGTGCGCGTACACGCCCGCGGCCGCGGGCGCGCCGAAATCAGCGGACGAGGTTGAGGAGCCGCCCAAACCTCAGTCCCTTCGGGACGGGCCCGCCCAGGACCTCGCCCACGGGCGTGCTGTCCCAGGACCAGTAGATGAAGATGGCCTTGCCCTTCAGCAACTGGCCATCCACGTCGCCGAAGAAGCGGCTGTCCTGGCTGTCGTCGCGGTTGTCGCCCATCATGAAGAAGTGGCCCGGCCGCACCGTGAACGGGCCGAAGTTGTCGCGGGGCGCCACCTCGCGGGGGATGGTATCCGGGTAGATGTGGTGCACGTAGCCCTCGACCACCGGGGCGCCGTTGCGATAGAGCT
Above is a window of Candidatus Eisenbacteria bacterium DNA encoding:
- the dnaJ gene encoding molecular chaperone DnaJ produces the protein MSRRDYYEVLGVPRGSDEDDIKKAYRKLAREHHPDVNPGDKSAEEKFKEATEAYEVLRDPDKRARYDQFGHAATGGGAQGFPGGAEFNMEDALRAFMRDFGGMDFGDLFAGGRPGQGRRGEARGADLQARVEVSLEEIATGVKKTLRIRRQKKCEHCAGGGSEPGRHTESCPACHGSGEVRQVQRTFFGQFVNVAPCARCGGTGKLVTHPCKECGGEGRVRAQDTVVVTVPPGVQSGNYIRLQGMGDAGPRGGHAGDLLVVLEESPHEVFERDGNDLLCQVSVTVSQAALGTELEIPTLTGKARVKVPAGTQSGKVFRLAGKGLRGLNGRGHGDQLVRVVIWTPTRLSQRERELLEELGRLEADKVPKPTKGFFERVRDAFGAP
- a CDS encoding nucleotide exchange factor GrpE; protein product: MTRDPVKPPDAPELETRDDEAGGTAAPAAADASGAPVETGAPGPEDYRDRWMRAAAELDNYRRRTLREREEWNHRRTTEIFDDLLRVRDDFERALAHAPEGGDDPVLSGFRLVYRHLVEFCERHGVTPFESAGEPFDPDLHDAILQVRRPGVEPDTVVEVVLPGYRLGERVLRHARVVVSTSDPGETVP
- the hemW gene encoding radical SAM family heme chaperone HemW, coding for MGGSSTSSADFGAPAAAGVYAHVPFCRTLCPYCDFTIARSDPDAHAGLARALLGEWRRRGGGLRPRTVYFGGGTPTELPAELLTGLVRELCAAGTAVEVTVEANPESATPATLRALRSAGVTRLSLGVQSTRAHLLELLGRGHGAGGARAAFDAAREAGFDSVNVDLMFGLPGQADADWAGTLDEVLAWRPDHVSAYALELNPRVPMARRIESGRVAPLSEQQAGRHYEHLCARMRGAGWRHYEISNFCLPGHESAHNLGYWQDRPYLGLGPGAHSFDGRDRSWNVRPHRVYARRIEAGGDAEEGRETPTPEQRRLERLFLALRTAGGVELGSLGPGAEAAAGKWAGLQDTDRVTCAAGRLSLTEAGFWYSQTLTADLASALPPLPGDEPGDGIR
- the lepB gene encoding signal peptidase I; translation: MVVLQAFRIPSASMEDTLLVGDFLFVNKFLYGAKITVPFTDKLLFQLPRIRDPRHGDVIVFRNPMDPSQDYIKRCEGVPGDVIEMRNKQLYRNGAPVVEGYVHHIYPDTIPREVAPRDNFGPFTVRPGHFFMMGDNRDDSQDSRFFGDVDGQLLKGKAIFIYWSWDSTPVGEVLGGPVPKGLRFGRLLNLVR